Part of the Arthrobacter globiformis genome is shown below.
GAAATCGACGAAGGAGCAGTAAGCAGGTGGGAGGCCGGAAAAGAGCCCAGAGTTTGATCAGCGGTCCGGCCTACGCCAGAAGCTTGGCCACCAACTCCCCGCGGCTGCCCACGCCCACCTTCTCGAACAGTGCCTTCAGGTGGTCGTGCACGGTGTAAGGGGAGATGAACAGGTGGCTGGCCATCTCCGCCGTCGTCGAGCCGGAGATGACCTCCAGGCACACCTCGCGCTCGCGGGAGGTGGCGCCGTACGCCGCCAACAACAGGCTCACCAGGTCGCGGGTGGTGACCGGCTCCACCGTGACCACCATCTGCCCGGGGTCGTCCCCGGTGATGAGGCGGCTCCCCTGGAGCACCACCCAGTTGCCGCCGGCGTCGCGCATCCTCGCGCGGGCAGTGCCTGACATAGCGGCTCGGGCCCCTGCCACCACGCCATACAGGACCATGTTGAAGCGGCCGGGCGCCACGTCCTCCAGTTCGGCCAGCCAGGACGCCGCGGCTGCCGTGCCCGCGCGCAGCTCTCCGTGTGGGCCCACCAGGACGATCACCGGTCCGTCGGTACTTCGCTGTGCCCGGTGCCCGGCCCGCACCGCGACGCGGGTGGCCGCGGCCAGGGTGGCGGTGATTGCGCCAAGGAATTCCACTTCGCGGTCGCTGAAGTCCTGGCTCTCCCGGAAAAGGCTGCCTACTCCCCAGCAGACATCCTCCAGCCGGAAGGCCGCCCGGAGTTCATGCTCCAGTCCCTGCGGATGCAGGAGGTCGTTGAGGCGGACGCTGCGGACGACGTCGCGGTGCGGGGCATCGGAGATCCGGGCGACCGGGCGAGGCCGAAGCACCAGCTGGGTGAACGTGTTCGGCTCGGAACCCGCGTACTCGGATTCTGCGAAGCGCAGGCCGAACTCCTCGGGTACGGGCCACTCATGCCAGTTGGTGACCGACGTCATCGCCAACGTGCCGGGGTCGACGCCGGCCCAGCAGGCTTGCTCGAAGGGCACGGCCTGGCGCACCGCGGCCTGCGCCGAGGCATGCAGCTCCGCCACGCCCAGACCGCTGGCGGCCAGCGCCGCGATTTCGCGCCGAACACGCTCCGCGCGTTCCTCCCACATACGTCCAGTATCCGGCCGGTCCTCTCGGGCGCAATCCCCTTTGGAGGGGATATCGGGGAGTGGCCCCAAACCCCGACGCCGGGGATGGGAGCTGCCGGACCGCCGTCGTACTGTTCGATCAGGGGCACGAATTCATCTAAGGCGCTGTTCCACCAAAGGCGCCCGTCCGCACAAACCGGGAGACGGCCATCATGCTCTACCTGCACAGCAACCGCGGCGCGGTAAGGGGCCGGCGATGAACGCGGCGGCCCAGTTCTTTGCGTTGCTCGCGGCGCTGATCTACGTCCTGGTGTTCCCGCTGGAGAGCTTCCTCATGCACTATCCGGCCGTGCAGAAGTTCCTGAGCACGCCGGAGAGGAACGTTCCGGCCGTCATGATGTGGGCAATCCCCACCGGGTTCCGCAACCTGCTGATCGGTCTGGGCGTCATTGCCGGTGTGGTGGCGGTGAACACCGGATACATGGTGGTCGGCTACACGCTGGTGATCTATTGCTGCGCGAACATGGTGCTCAGCGGTGCCACCATGGGCCTGGCCGACTGGCTGGGGCACTACCCGAAGAAGGGGGACAGCGTGCCGGGAACCCTCGCCTCGACGGTGCCGGCGCTGGTTGCCCTGATTGCGCTAGCGTTCTGACCGGCGCCCCGGTGACCTCGGTCCCCAGGAGCTGAGGAGGGCAAGGCCCGCGGCTACCGCGGCGCTGAGCACCACCGCCCCCAGCCAGAGCGAGACCGGCCAGCGGATGGCGTCCGTCACCGCGAAAGCCACGAGTTGGCCCGTCCACAGCAGCGCCGCGATTCCTGCCGTGACCGCCGGCAGGCGGCTGCCCAGCCACACGTCCGGCACACGGGTCAGCAGCAGGTCGACGACGACGGCGGCCACCGTCGCCCCCGCGGCTCCGGCGATCGAGTAGGGACGCAGGCCGATCATCACCACGGGCAGCCAGGCCGCCGCCACCACCAGCAGGGTGACGATTCCGCGGGCGGGGCGCCGGGCGGCGGAGAGCGTGAAGAGGAAGGGTGCGATGATCAGCGCGGTGGTCAGCAGGTAGCTCATCAGGCTGATGATCACCGGCATCTCCGCCTGGATGCGGCCGGGCGTGCCCACCGGCAGCGGGGTGAACACGGCCGTCGGCCCCGGCCGGACGAAGATGGAAGCGTAGACGAGGAAGAACGCTCCGAGCCCGGTCATGAGTACGACGGCGAACATCGCCGCCGGGGTCCACGTCAAGTCCCCGGGGTGGCCGGCTGCCCGGGCGCTCCGCACGGCGGTGCCCAGGATGAGGAAGAGGCTGAAGCCGAGCAGCAGGTGGGTGGGGCTGACCAGGGCATCCAGCGAGACCTCGATGCCCAGCAGCTCGTGCCACAGCAGGTCCAGGCCGCCGGCCAGGCCGAAGAGGACCACGCCCACCGCGGTCCCGCGATAACCGGGCGGAGCAGCCTGCAGCAGAGGCTGCCCGGGCGTCCGGTTCCGCCAGATCACGACGGCGGTCCACACCGCCGTCGCCAGCATGCCGGAGTAGAGGGCCGCGTGCCATGGCGTGAAGAACGTCTCGAGGCTGGGCAGGTTAATGTGCGCCCAGCCATCCAGGAAGATAGCCAGCAGCAGCCATAGGCCCAGGAGTTCCGTGACCAGGTCGCGGCGGCTGTCGGTGCCTGTGTTGCGCGCAGTCTCGAGCATCGTTTCCCACCTCCACGGAGTCTCATCTGATAGGGAGCCATCAGGTGAGGGGATGGTACTGCTGCGCCGGTGGGGTCACAAGGGAAGGACCGCGGCGGGCCTGGTGGAAGAACGTCTCCAGCCGCTAGGGGGCGGTGACGGCGTCGTATGCGTCCACCCGGCCATGTGCCCAGTAGGTGCCCGTGCCAAAGACATCGTCGTCGGCGCTTGATTCCACGATTGACCGGACTGACGCATTTGTGGCGCCGGGGTGGGAGCTCCAGGCAAGTGCGGCAGTTGCAGCGACGATGGGTGAGGACATCGAGGTCCCGTTGCCCACGTCGTAACCGAAGGAGCGCTTGTTCTGCGTCCCGATGACAAATTTGTGGTTCGGGAACGTTGAGTAGACGTTGACTCCGGGTGCCGCGATGTCCACCCAGCTGGCTCCATAGGTTGAGAAGTCTGCTTTGGCGTCCTTGTTGTCCGTTGCGGCAACGGCGATGACGTTGGGGTAAGCGCCCGGGTAGATCTTGGTCTGGTTACCGCCGTTGCCTGCTGCGGCAACCAGCACCACACCCTTGCTCCAGGCGTTGTTAACGGCGGTTTCGAGGGTGCGTGACGCCCGTACTCCGATGCTCATGTTGATCACCTTCGCACCGTTGCTGACGGCCCAGTTGATGCCGTTCGCAAGGCCTGAGCTGGATCCGACCCCGCTGTCGTTGAGGACCTTGCCGGCCAAAATGGTGCATCCCGGGCAGACTCCGGCCACACCGGCGGTGTTGTGGGTGGCGGCGACAATACCGGCCACGTGGGTCCCGTGGCCATAGTTGTCTTCATTGCTCGTTGCACCGCTGAAGTTGGCCCTCAGGACGACCTTCGGGTTGATGTCGGTGTTGTCGGTTGCGACCCCCGAATCGAGGACAGCCACTTTAATGCCGTTTCCAGTGGTGACGCTCCATGCTTCGACGGCGTCCACATCGGCGTCCGGTTCGCCGGCGGGCACAGAGATGGTGCCATCGGTGTTGGTAAACGATTGGCCCGTGTTCTGCAGGGCGTACTGGCGGGGGAAATACTGGTCCGCTGTTGTGGCAGTTACCTGCTCGTCCGGCTCGGCGTACTCGACTGCCGGGTTCCGGTTCAAGGCGTCGATGAGCTGGGATTCCTTGCCCGCCGGCACCTTGATCAGGTGAGCGCCCGTGCTCCCGATGTCAGATCCCTCGCTGAGGCCCTGCTGGCGCAGCAGGCCGGCCGCCGCGCCGTTGTAGCGGAACTTAACGATGATTTGCCCCGTGATGTTGGATGGCTCGGGGGGTGCGGCGTTGCCCGTGGCTGCCACGTTGATGGCGCCAAAGCCCATAACTGCCGCTGTAATGCCGGCGATCATCATTTTTTTCATGGGGTAATTTTGCGTCAGCCTGGACCGGCTGGATAGACCTGTCCACAAATGAACACGGGGCCTCAGGTGTTTGTGAGCACTGCGATTACGCCGGTACCCCGGCCCGGACCGCCGGCTCTTCCTCTGGTACCTTTGGCCTGGCAAGCCAAAAGGCAGGGCGGCTGAGCCGCCCTGCCTGTGGTGCGTACGGGTTCATTCCTGCGCCCGGCTTTCGGGCTACCTGTTGCGATGGAGTGCAGGGCCGTTCCGTCCGCTTGCCGGATGTGAATCCGGCAATCCTGCCTGCCGGCGGTCACCGGCGGGCAGCAACCCTTGCGTGTTCCATCCGGGGTTGGGTCACATGATGCCGGTGGGTACCAGCAGGGCCCAGGCCAGTGCCGGAGCCGCCAGGACCACGCCGCCGGCGTACATCATGAGCTGCCTGTAGACGCGCTGGCGGTCATTGTCCCGTGCGTTGGCGACGACGAGGGCGCCGTCGGTGGAGAAGGGGGAGACGTCCACCACGGTGGCCGCGATGGCGAGTGCTGCGACAGTTCCGGAGGCGCTCAGCGAACTGGTGGCCAGCAGCGGACCGGCCAGGGGGATGAATGCGGTCAGCAGCGCGGTGGAGGAGGCGAAGGCGGATCCAACACCGATGACGTAGCAGAGGACGAGGGCGATCAGGAGCGGGGCGCCCAGGGCGAGGGCCTGCTCGGCGAGGGTATCGATGACGCCGACGTGCTGGAGCAGGGAGACGTAGGTGATCATGCCTGCCACCAGCAGGACGGTGGACCAGGAAATGCCGCCGATGAAGGTCTTGTGTTCCTTGATGTTCACGAAGGCCAGGAGGAGGCCGGCGGAGAGGGCGACGAAGCCGATGGGCATGTGGAAGCCCAGGGTGCAGACGAGGATCACAGCGATCAGTGCCAGCGTGAAGATCTGCTGGCCGCGCGGACGGCTGTTGCGGGGTGTGTCGAGGCCTGCGTATTCGTTGGCGTGCTTGTCGCGCAGCTTGCCGAGGAGGGTGAACAGCACGATGGTCAGGGCCGAAAGGATGAGGTTGAGTGCAAAGCTGGCCGTGAACAGTGCGCCCTGGGAGATGGGGAAGCCGTTTTTCACGGAGATGTCGTGCACCAGCACACCGGCGACGGACAGCGGGGAGAAGCCGCCGGCGTGGGCTCCGTTGATGACGAAGGCGCCCATGAGGACCGGGTGGATGCGTGACTCGTAGGCAAGTCCGAGGGCTGCCGGTGCCAGCAGTGCGACGGCGGCCGGGGAGAAGGTGCCCAGAGCGGTCAACGCGGCAGCCAGGAGGAAGAACACCCACGGCAGGAGCATCGTCTTGCCCCTGACGAGGCGGACGCAGGTCTGGACGATGATGTCGATGGTCCCGTTTCTTTGGGCCATGCTAAAGAAGTAGGTGACGCCGATGATGGTCAGGACGATGCTGGCCGGGAAGTCCTCAAGGATTTCCTTGTCGCTCATTCCGAGCATGAAGTAGCCGACGCCGAAGGAGGCAACCAGCCCCATGATGCCGATGTTCAGCGGCCATTTGGTGGCGACGACGAACATCACGACGAGGATGACGAGCGGGATGATCTGGGTGGCTGTCATGGTCGGCTCCGATTCCGAGGCGGCCGCGGGGTTGAACATGACACCCCCGAACAGGAGGGCGGCCAGACCCAGAATAGCGGTGGCGACTACCGTCATCAGCAGGATACGGCGGCGACGGTTGGGACGCTGGGAGCGGTCCTCGCTGGTGTCGGTGTCCAGGAGTGCTGTTTGTTCTTCAGTCTTAGTCATGATGCTGTCTCCTCGTTGAGTGGCGCTGGTCAGTTGGTGGCGCTGGCGAAGGAGGCGTCGACGGCGCTGCCGAGGGCCTCGGGGAGGTGGATGGTGGTGGTCGCGATGGTGCGGGCGGTCCGGTCGACGCCGACGAGCAGCGATCCGTCCCGTTCCTCGCTCCAGGTTTCGATCACGCCGGCCGGTGTCCGCAGCCGGAGGGTCGGGCGAACGGTGCTGCCGGTGATGTCGTTGAGTACGGTGCCCGGGGTGCGGGCAGCGAGGGTCAGCGCAATGCTGCCGGTAATGGCGAGCGCCGGGTGGGGCCTACCCATCGAGAGCATCATGACGCTGACGTCGCTTTCCGCATCTGCCTGGGCCGGTGAAGCTGCGATCGCCACCTTGGGGACGGCGCGGGGCGGCTTCGGCGGTGGTGGCTGCGAGCCCCATCCGCACTGCCGCCTGGCGACGGATGTGCTCCAGCGTCTCCAGCTGCAGCTCTACCCCGGCGGACCAGGTGTCATAGCGCTCCGGGTCAAGGCCCAGGTCCTCAGCCCGGAGAATCACTACAGGCGCTCCGGCGTCGACCATGGAGACGGTCCAGCGGGTTCCGCCGGCCGTGATGGTGTCCGAGGCTGAACCCGTGGGAAGCAGCTGGCCGGTGGTTTTGCCGGCAGGATCCTGGAAGCCGAGCCCCACCCGGTACCCGGGGAACGGGACGCCGGGCATCTGGGCCTGCGGGACGATCGGCAGGGCACCGGACGGTGTGGACACGCGCTGGATGATGATCTGGCCGGTGTTGGTGTTGCGGGTAACAATCCGTGTTACGTCGCCGGTGGGCACCACCCAGCCCTTTTCGATGGCGTAGAGCCCAACCACTGCCGAGCAGTTGCCGCAGTTGCTGCCCCAGTCAACAGAGGCCTCTTCGATGCCCACCTGGGCAAAGGTGAACTCGACATCAACGTCATCGTCTGCGGGGCGGTGAAGGATCATCGCTTTGCTGGTGGTGGAGGTGGCCCCGCCAACGCCGTCGATCTGCCGGTGGTCCGGGCTGCCGAACAGCCGGGGAAGCAGCACATCCGGGCTGGTTCCCGTCTCGTCCAGCTGTCCGGTTTCGAAGACCCAGCACTTGCTGGTGCCTCCGCGCATCCACTCCGCTTCGATCTTCATGATCCCGTTCCTTGCTTCTCTACCGGCCCGAGATGTTCGGAGCCTTAGTTCGAGATTGAGTCAGATCACAAATGAAGACAATGTTGGAGTTCTGTTGGTCTATGTAGCGTTACTTCATTCATGGAGTTTCAAAGGCTCAAGGCCTAGTGAAAACGCCCTTGGGTGTCCGGACTAAGCCGCCACTTCCCGTGGATGAAGTGCCGACTGCATAGAATGAACCATCGGAGGAGAAGGGTGAAGAAGTGGTTAACGGTGAAGCCCAAGATTTATTCGATATCCGGCGGCTGGCGCTGCTGGTGGAGGTCGTCGAACAGGGATCGATCACTGCCGCGGCCGAGCTGATGCTGTACACGCCCTCGGCGGTCTCCCAGCAACTGCGGAAGCTGGAGCAGGAAGTCGGGCAGCCTCTCCTCAACCGCCGTTCCCGCGGGGTCGTCCCCACGGAGGCTGGCCAGGTGCTCGCCGGCCACGCCCGCAAGATCGTCGGGCAGATGCGGGCTGCGCAGTCCGACCTGGACCAAATCGCCGGACTCAAACGCGGTTCCCTGACCGTGGGGACGTTTCCGACTCTCGCCGGGTCATTCATGCCGGTTGTCATCCGGGCCTTCAAAAAGAGGTACCCGGCAATTGGCCTTTCCCTGCGAAGTGCGCGCTTCGAGGAGCTTGTTGCTGACCTGCAGTCGGGAGTCACCGGGCTGTGCCTGCTCTGGGACTACCCCTGGAACCGCTTTCATGACGATTCCATCCGGATCACCGAGGTCTTCCAGGAAAGCACCGTCCTTCTGGTGTCCCGTGGGCACCCGCTTGCGGACCGCGACGAGATCCGAATGGAAGAGCTCCGGAAGGAATCGTGGATCGTGCGGGCCGAGGCCCACCCCGTGGTGGAAGTGCTGCAGCGCTCCGCCCATACGGCCGGGTTCGAGCCCACCATTGGCTTCCTGGCCAACGACTACCAGGAAGCCCAGGCGATGGTGAGCGTCGGGATGGGCGTGGCCATGGTGCCGAAGACTGCTGTGGCCCTGCAACACCCTGACGTCCGGGTCATTAGCCTCGGCTCCGCAGCACCCTTGCGGCGGGTGCTGCTGGCCCAGCGCCAGGACAAGGTCTACGCCCCGGCCGAGGTGGCTTTCCATTCCACTCTGCTCGAGATCGCGCGCGAACATGCCGGAGACTATCTGTAGCGGCGGCGGGGGTCAGCTCAGCTGCCGTTTGAGTTGCTCAAGCTCATCCCTAAGCTGGTCCACCGTGGCGGTGTATCTCTCGAACTCAGCCTTCCGGCGCCTGGCCGTGGCGC
Proteins encoded:
- a CDS encoding helix-turn-helix transcriptional regulator translates to MWEERAERVRREIAALAASGLGVAELHASAQAAVRQAVPFEQACWAGVDPGTLAMTSVTNWHEWPVPEEFGLRFAESEYAGSEPNTFTQLVLRPRPVARISDAPHRDVVRSVRLNDLLHPQGLEHELRAAFRLEDVCWGVGSLFRESQDFSDREVEFLGAITATLAAATRVAVRAGHRAQRSTDGPVIVLVGPHGELRAGTAAAASWLAELEDVAPGRFNMVLYGVVAGARAAMSGTARARMRDAGGNWVVLQGSRLITGDDPGQMVVTVEPVTTRDLVSLLLAAYGATSREREVCLEVISGSTTAEMASHLFISPYTVHDHLKALFEKVGVGSRGELVAKLLA
- a CDS encoding LysR family transcriptional regulator is translated as MVNGEAQDLFDIRRLALLVEVVEQGSITAAAELMLYTPSAVSQQLRKLEQEVGQPLLNRRSRGVVPTEAGQVLAGHARKIVGQMRAAQSDLDQIAGLKRGSLTVGTFPTLAGSFMPVVIRAFKKRYPAIGLSLRSARFEELVADLQSGVTGLCLLWDYPWNRFHDDSIRITEVFQESTVLLVSRGHPLADRDEIRMEELRKESWIVRAEAHPVVEVLQRSAHTAGFEPTIGFLANDYQEAQAMVSVGMGVAMVPKTAVALQHPDVRVISLGSAAPLRRVLLAQRQDKVYAPAEVAFHSTLLEIAREHAGDYL
- a CDS encoding SLC13 family permease, translated to MTKTEEQTALLDTDTSEDRSQRPNRRRRILLMTVVATAILGLAALLFGGVMFNPAAASESEPTMTATQIIPLVILVVMFVVATKWPLNIGIMGLVASFGVGYFMLGMSDKEILEDFPASIVLTIIGVTYFFSMAQRNGTIDIIVQTCVRLVRGKTMLLPWVFFLLAAALTALGTFSPAAVALLAPAALGLAYESRIHPVLMGAFVINGAHAGGFSPLSVAGVLVHDISVKNGFPISQGALFTASFALNLILSALTIVLFTLLGKLRDKHANEYAGLDTPRNSRPRGQQIFTLALIAVILVCTLGFHMPIGFVALSAGLLLAFVNIKEHKTFIGGISWSTVLLVAGMITYVSLLQHVGVIDTLAEQALALGAPLLIALVLCYVIGVGSAFASSTALLTAFIPLAGPLLATSSLSASGTVAALAIAATVVDVSPFSTDGALVVANARDNDRQRVYRQLMMYAGGVVLAAPALAWALLVPTGIM
- a CDS encoding S8 family serine peptidase, whose protein sequence is MKKMMIAGITAAVMGFGAINVAATGNAAPPEPSNITGQIIVKFRYNGAAAGLLRQQGLSEGSDIGSTGAHLIKVPAGKESQLIDALNRNPAVEYAEPDEQVTATTADQYFPRQYALQNTGQSFTNTDGTISVPAGEPDADVDAVEAWSVTTGNGIKVAVLDSGVATDNTDINPKVVLRANFSGATSNEDNYGHGTHVAGIVAATHNTAGVAGVCPGCTILAGKVLNDSGVGSSSGLANGINWAVSNGAKVINMSIGVRASRTLETAVNNAWSKGVVLVAAAGNGGNQTKIYPGAYPNVIAVAATDNKDAKADFSTYGASWVDIAAPGVNVYSTFPNHKFVIGTQNKRSFGYDVGNGTSMSSPIVAATAALAWSSHPGATNASVRSIVESSADDDVFGTGTYWAHGRVDAYDAVTAP
- a CDS encoding DUF1304 domain-containing protein, which produces MNAAAQFFALLAALIYVLVFPLESFLMHYPAVQKFLSTPERNVPAVMMWAIPTGFRNLLIGLGVIAGVVAVNTGYMVVGYTLVIYCCANMVLSGATMGLADWLGHYPKKGDSVPGTLASTVPALVALIALAF